The Campylobacter concisus genome has a window encoding:
- a CDS encoding flagellar biosynthesis protein codes for MKNLLLAIFAAFMLCGCAPKGVFVSLPDEQAPSSISKKTKIYIESVKDVRAFENDPKQASTPSLYKHNVNEVSAKEKQKYIGRTRNGYGKGLWNVILENNQNVSSVLRSRIEEAFKENGYQVVKDKSLIDENTLTASARVVKFWSYISLGFSKVGLNMDIDTLLSVKDKEIKTDLKRSEFYFLVTNDDFSNIIKTSLKEYKEKLAKQISELNLE; via the coding sequence ATGAAAAATTTATTACTGGCGATATTTGCCGCCTTTATGCTTTGTGGCTGCGCTCCAAAGGGGGTATTTGTGAGTTTGCCAGACGAGCAAGCACCTTCAAGCATTAGCAAAAAGACAAAAATTTACATCGAAAGCGTCAAAGATGTGAGAGCCTTTGAAAACGACCCAAAACAAGCAAGCACCCCATCTTTATATAAGCACAATGTAAATGAAGTTAGCGCAAAAGAGAAGCAAAAATACATCGGCAGGACGAGAAATGGCTATGGCAAAGGGCTGTGGAACGTTATCTTAGAAAACAACCAAAACGTGAGCTCAGTGCTAAGGTCGCGCATAGAGGAGGCCTTTAAGGAAAACGGCTATCAAGTCGTAAAAGACAAAAGCCTAATCGATGAAAACACGCTCACCGCAAGCGCAAGGGTAGTCAAATTTTGGTCGTACATATCGCTTGGTTTTAGCAAGGTTGGGCTAAATATGGATATAGACACGCTTTTAAGCGTCAAAGACAAAGAGATAAAGACCGATCTTAAGCGCTCTGAGTTTTATTTTCTAGTGACAAATGATGACTTTTCAAACATCATAAAAACGTCTTTAAAAGAGTACAAAGAGAAGCTTGCAAAACAGATAAGCGAGCTAAATTTAGAGTAA